Proteins encoded in a region of the Streptomyces sp. PCS3-D2 genome:
- a CDS encoding FtsK/SpoIIIE domain-containing protein gives MTDLSTLWEVGLPLAAGAGGGLGYAKVRAPRVFWAVAGLPVARVRFAVTYRATMDVCGLTVQPSRLRAFLIRNVARRSDVQPVPPKVRRVRGSSTGMRVTLRLPAGLEPADVVAASERLRHAWGVHSITVFETKPGFVELRMTGYDVLRRVKMPRKLPSGPMTVTVALREDGTAFVRDYLKVPHALTLGANQSGKSMYQRNLVAGLARLRVALVGIDCKRGVEQRGNAPRLSALAITPETASGLLDALVGEMEDRFDLLSAYGAADVWALPEGIRPVPVVVLVDEVAELFLVASKKEEDRRDRMVMQMIRLGQMARAAGMYLEICGQRFGSDLGKGATTLRAQLTGRVVHRVNDKQTADMGLGDIAPDAVMAVTAIAPDLPGVAVAGDSSGGWSRIRTPELSAAKAAEVCVEYAYLTPALPALAPYRPVVSASAWSAGSAPLVKPTPATP, from the coding sequence ATGACTGACCTGTCGACGTTATGGGAGGTCGGCCTCCCACTGGCCGCCGGTGCGGGCGGTGGTCTCGGATACGCGAAGGTCCGAGCGCCCCGCGTGTTCTGGGCCGTGGCCGGTCTGCCCGTGGCAAGGGTCCGGTTCGCGGTGACGTACCGGGCCACGATGGACGTGTGCGGGCTGACGGTCCAGCCGTCCCGCCTGAGGGCGTTCCTGATCCGCAACGTCGCCCGCCGCAGCGACGTCCAGCCCGTACCGCCGAAGGTCCGCCGCGTACGCGGTTCCTCGACCGGCATGCGGGTCACCCTGCGCCTTCCGGCCGGACTGGAGCCCGCCGACGTGGTCGCCGCTTCCGAACGGCTGCGGCACGCCTGGGGCGTCCACTCCATCACCGTCTTCGAGACCAAGCCCGGGTTCGTCGAGCTGCGGATGACCGGGTACGACGTGCTGCGCCGGGTGAAGATGCCGCGCAAGCTCCCCTCCGGGCCCATGACCGTTACGGTCGCGCTCCGGGAGGACGGCACCGCGTTCGTACGGGACTACCTGAAGGTGCCTCACGCGCTGACGCTCGGCGCCAACCAGTCGGGCAAGTCCATGTACCAGCGCAATCTGGTCGCGGGCCTCGCCCGGCTGCGGGTCGCCTTGGTCGGGATCGACTGCAAGCGCGGTGTCGAGCAGCGGGGAAACGCGCCCCGGCTGTCGGCGCTGGCCATCACACCCGAGACCGCATCGGGGCTGCTGGATGCGCTGGTGGGCGAGATGGAAGACCGGTTCGATCTGCTGAGCGCCTACGGGGCCGCCGACGTGTGGGCGCTGCCCGAGGGCATTCGTCCGGTTCCCGTCGTGGTGCTCGTGGACGAGGTCGCGGAACTGTTCCTCGTGGCCAGCAAGAAGGAAGAGGACCGCCGGGACCGGATGGTCATGCAGATGATCCGCCTCGGGCAGATGGCCCGCGCGGCCGGAATGTACCTGGAGATCTGCGGCCAGCGGTTCGGCTCCGACCTCGGCAAGGGCGCCACGACGCTCCGGGCCCAGCTCACCGGCCGCGTGGTCCATCGCGTCAACGACAAGCAGACCGCCGACATGGGTCTCGGTGACATCGCCCCGGACGCGGTCATGGCCGTGACGGCGATCGCGCCCGACCTGCCCGGCGTCGCGGTGGCTGGCGACTCCTCGGGCGGCTGGTCCCGGATCCGTACGCCTGAATTGAGCGCGGCCAAGGCTGCCGAGGTCTGCGTCGAGTACGCGTACCTGACTCCGGCCCTTCCGGCACTCGCCCCGTACCGGCCGGTGGTCTCCGCCTCCGCCTGGTCCGCCGGGTCCGCCCCGCTGGTGAAGCCGACTCCGGCAACGCCGTAG
- a CDS encoding IS5/IS1182 family transposase: protein MSGVITASEPSWIAPFAGLSPRQFSKLITALRREGADPVRKGRPWSLPLEDRVLLVAAYWRTNLTLRQLAPLFGVSKSAADRIVDHLGPALAFQPRKRFRKDTVLIVDGTLVPTRDHTIAEQSKNYRYSTNHQVVIDADTRLVVAVGRPLPGNRNDCKAWELSGAKDAVGKATVIADGGYRGTGLVIPHRREPGQSELPGWKEEHNRSHRKVRARVEDAFARMKTWKILRDCRLKGDGVHHAMLGIARLHNLTLAG from the coding sequence GTGTCTGGTGTGATCACGGCGTCGGAGCCGTCCTGGATAGCCCCGTTCGCCGGGCTGAGCCCGCGGCAGTTCAGCAAGCTGATCACCGCGCTGCGGCGCGAGGGAGCCGACCCGGTCCGCAAGGGCCGACCCTGGAGCCTGCCATTGGAGGACCGGGTCCTGCTGGTCGCCGCGTACTGGCGCACCAACCTCACCCTGCGCCAACTCGCCCCGCTGTTCGGGGTGTCGAAGTCCGCGGCCGACCGGATCGTCGACCACCTCGGCCCGGCGCTCGCGTTCCAGCCCCGCAAGCGGTTCCGCAAGGACACCGTGCTGATCGTCGACGGCACCCTGGTCCCCACCCGGGACCACACCATCGCCGAGCAGTCGAAGAACTACCGGTACTCCACCAACCACCAGGTCGTCATCGACGCCGACACCCGGCTCGTCGTCGCGGTCGGCCGGCCACTGCCCGGCAACCGCAACGACTGCAAGGCATGGGAGCTGTCCGGAGCGAAAGACGCCGTCGGCAAGGCCACGGTGATCGCGGACGGCGGCTACCGAGGCACCGGCCTGGTCATCCCCCACCGCCGCGAACCCGGCCAGAGCGAACTCCCGGGCTGGAAAGAGGAACACAACCGCTCGCACCGCAAGGTCCGAGCCCGCGTCGAGGACGCCTTCGCCCGCATGAAGACCTGGAAGATCCTCCGCGACTGCCGCCTGAAAGGCGACGGAGTCCATCACGCCATGCTCGGCATCGCTCGCCTCCACAACCTCACGCTCGCTGGTTGA
- a CDS encoding replication initiator, with translation MIDTATAAGLDPATLSDLLRVAGSPGFDRLHEQIRRTGGCTAPIRLSGGTKLIDPGTGTLLHSYDTSTEPGGVLRVACGNRRASRCPACAWTYAGDTYHLIRAGLIGDPAKGTPETIRDHPRVFATLTAPSFGPVHNRPGTRPCRCGIRHPEDAEELGTPLNPDTYDYAGAVLWNNHASELWRYFTIYLRREIAARAGITQVELKEECRVSFGKVAEYQKRGAVHFHAVVRLDGPGGPHTSPPPWASVSLLDDAIRAAARRVAVNLPAAGDFPARTLAWGDQLDVQPIGGLGHEELTEQAVASYVAKYATKAAESTGAIDTAVHCRRCGGTGVSDRYDRPGSVLSRCAGCHGTGTREDLARLSVPDHVRRLMAACIALQASYPTRRLAAWAHMLGFRGHFSTKSRSYSTTLGALRQVRADYRAAQQRTSLGLPNPDDHPEATLLVVAHWAYAGNGHTPGESWLAANVRRDLQHNREHAREYRAQLEADDTGGWDD, from the coding sequence GTGATCGACACCGCCACTGCGGCGGGCCTGGACCCGGCCACCTTGAGCGATCTGCTCCGGGTGGCTGGGTCCCCCGGCTTCGACCGCCTCCACGAACAGATCCGCCGCACCGGGGGCTGCACGGCCCCGATCCGCCTCTCCGGCGGCACCAAGCTCATCGACCCGGGCACCGGGACCCTGCTCCACTCGTACGACACCAGCACCGAGCCCGGCGGCGTGCTCCGCGTCGCCTGCGGCAACCGCCGGGCCTCCCGGTGCCCCGCCTGCGCCTGGACGTACGCCGGTGACACCTACCACCTGATCCGCGCCGGCCTCATCGGCGATCCCGCCAAGGGCACCCCCGAGACGATCCGCGATCACCCCCGCGTCTTCGCCACCCTGACCGCCCCGTCCTTCGGCCCCGTCCACAACCGGCCCGGCACCCGCCCCTGCCGCTGCGGCATCCGGCACCCCGAGGATGCCGAGGAACTGGGCACCCCGCTCAACCCGGACACCTACGACTACGCGGGCGCCGTGTTGTGGAACAACCACGCCTCCGAACTGTGGCGCTACTTCACGATCTACCTTCGCCGCGAGATCGCCGCCCGTGCCGGGATCACCCAGGTGGAGCTGAAGGAGGAATGCCGGGTCTCATTCGGGAAAGTCGCCGAGTACCAGAAGCGCGGAGCGGTTCACTTCCACGCCGTCGTGCGCCTCGACGGACCGGGCGGACCGCATACGTCTCCGCCGCCGTGGGCATCGGTCAGCCTGCTCGATGACGCGATCCGTGCCGCTGCCCGCCGCGTCGCCGTGAATCTCCCTGCCGCCGGGGACTTCCCCGCACGCACCCTCGCCTGGGGAGACCAACTCGACGTGCAGCCCATCGGCGGACTCGGTCACGAGGAGCTGACCGAACAGGCCGTTGCCTCCTACGTCGCCAAGTACGCCACGAAGGCAGCTGAGAGCACCGGAGCCATCGATACAGCCGTGCACTGCCGAAGGTGCGGGGGAACCGGGGTGTCCGACCGGTACGACCGCCCGGGGTCCGTGCTGAGTCGCTGTGCTGGTTGCCACGGAACGGGCACCCGCGAAGACCTCGCAAGGCTGTCTGTCCCCGATCACGTCCGCCGTCTCATGGCGGCCTGCATCGCCCTCCAGGCGTCCTATCCGACCCGGCGCCTCGCCGCCTGGGCTCACATGCTCGGCTTCCGCGGCCACTTCTCCACCAAGTCCCGCAGCTACTCGACCACCCTCGGCGCGTTACGCCAGGTCCGCGCCGACTACCGAGCCGCCCAGCAACGCACATCCCTCGGCCTGCCCAACCCCGACGACCACCCGGAGGCCACGCTCCTCGTCGTCGCCCACTGGGCCTATGCCGGCAACGGCCACACGCCGGGGGAATCCTGGCTCGCCGCAAACGTCCGGCGTGACCTTCAGCACAACCGTGAACACGCCCGCGAGTACCGGGCCCAACTCGAAGCCGACGACACAGGGGGCTGGGATGACTGA
- a CDS encoding DUF3566 domain-containing protein, with amino-acid sequence MSGATGAGPARTGANGARGPAADSQGGTVTDTRGPQAPDEAEAKPAAGAEQDGPAQPYQPPQAYSAPAGPGAPRAGGAAATQRKPRTQVRTAPRTRKARLRVAKADPWSVMKVSFLLSIALGICTVVAAAVLWMVMDAMGVFSTVGGTISEATGSNEGNGFDLQAFMSLPRVLIFTSVIAVIDVVLATALATLGAFIYNLSAGFVGGVELTLAEDE; translated from the coding sequence GTGAGTGGAGCCACGGGCGCCGGACCGGCCAGAACTGGAGCGAACGGTGCCCGTGGCCCCGCCGCGGACTCCCAGGGGGGAACCGTGACGGACACCCGAGGACCGCAGGCGCCGGACGAGGCCGAGGCCAAGCCCGCCGCCGGGGCGGAGCAGGACGGGCCTGCGCAGCCGTATCAGCCGCCGCAGGCCTACTCGGCGCCCGCGGGCCCCGGCGCGCCGCGCGCCGGCGGCGCGGCCGCCACCCAGCGCAAGCCGCGTACGCAGGTCCGTACGGCCCCCAGGACGCGCAAGGCGCGGCTGCGGGTGGCCAAGGCGGACCCGTGGTCGGTGATGAAGGTCAGCTTCCTGCTGTCGATCGCGCTGGGCATCTGCACGGTCGTGGCGGCGGCGGTGCTGTGGATGGTCATGGACGCGATGGGCGTCTTCTCGACCGTCGGCGGCACGATCAGCGAGGCGACCGGCTCGAACGAGGGCAACGGCTTCGACCTGCAGGCGTTCATGTCGCTGCCGCGCGTGCTGATCTTCACGTCGGTGATCGCGGTGATCGACGTGGTGCTGGCGACGGCGCTGGCGACGCTGGGCGCGTTCATCTACAACCTGTCGGCGGGATTCGTCGGCGGCGTCGAGCTGACCCTCGCCGAGGACGAGTAG
- a CDS encoding GntR family transcriptional regulator, producing the protein MTFVPEPLDPDDDRAPYEQVASSLSAAIRTRKLGPGEKLPSHAKLTEHYGFARATIQRALRDLEDEGLVVSRKGSGVYVRNRTERPAGLRPYVEQAFAKHRVTIDFAGFSSETLHGALQEPLDKIRVGRLTPSSITMRILVPDMSVPQAAPVRKDDGADDKRLRDRMHDIMVSYTRSIRDAIAELEHLGLVAETQISVRVHSGTQFFKLYVINDEDAFFGYYPIRPNKVVAQGETIEIYDLVGKDATLFHHSINDGESSSGAQQVQQARMWFDSVWETIGRDFDLDAR; encoded by the coding sequence ATGACCTTTGTCCCCGAGCCCCTCGACCCAGATGACGACCGAGCCCCGTACGAGCAGGTGGCGAGCAGCCTCAGCGCGGCCATCCGCACTCGAAAGCTGGGCCCTGGTGAGAAGCTCCCGTCCCACGCGAAGCTGACGGAGCACTACGGGTTCGCTCGGGCGACAATCCAACGCGCGCTGCGCGACCTCGAAGACGAGGGCCTGGTGGTCTCCCGCAAGGGCAGCGGCGTCTATGTGCGCAATCGGACCGAACGGCCGGCGGGCCTGCGCCCTTACGTCGAGCAGGCCTTCGCCAAGCACCGCGTGACGATCGATTTCGCAGGCTTCTCCAGCGAGACCCTGCACGGGGCGCTTCAGGAGCCGCTCGACAAGATCCGAGTCGGTCGGCTCACGCCGTCGAGCATCACCATGCGGATACTCGTCCCGGACATGTCGGTGCCACAGGCCGCGCCGGTGCGGAAGGACGACGGCGCGGACGACAAACGGCTCCGCGACCGCATGCACGACATCATGGTCAGCTACACCCGCAGCATTCGGGACGCCATCGCCGAGCTGGAGCACCTTGGCCTCGTGGCGGAGACGCAGATCAGCGTGCGTGTCCACAGCGGTACGCAGTTCTTCAAGCTCTACGTGATCAACGACGAAGACGCGTTCTTCGGGTACTACCCGATCCGCCCCAACAAGGTCGTCGCCCAGGGCGAGACGATCGAGATCTACGACCTTGTGGGTAAGGACGCCACGCTCTTCCACCACTCGATCAATGACGGCGAGTCTTCCAGCGGAGCGCAGCAGGTCCAGCAGGCCCGCATGTGGTTCGACAGCGTCTGGGAGACCATCGGAAGGGACTTCGACCTTGACGCACGATGA
- a CDS encoding DLW-39 family protein: MKKLLLVALAAIGGLLVYRQIQADRAEQDLWTEATDSVPSGSGV, translated from the coding sequence GTGAAGAAGCTGCTCCTGGTCGCACTGGCCGCCATCGGCGGGCTCCTCGTGTACCGCCAGATCCAGGCGGACCGCGCCGAGCAGGACCTGTGGACGGAGGCAACCGACTCCGTGCCCTCTGGTTCCGGTGTGTGA
- a CDS encoding mobile element transfer protein codes for MRPNRFYNLARFGPVRVGTHHDGRGRTKHTAVCTAPGCDFSADYFTRASAELAARTHRCKA; via the coding sequence ATGCGCCCGAACCGCTTCTACAACCTCGCCCGCTTCGGCCCGGTGCGTGTCGGCACCCACCACGACGGCCGGGGCCGTACCAAGCACACCGCCGTGTGCACCGCTCCGGGCTGCGACTTCTCCGCCGACTACTTCACCCGCGCCAGCGCCGAACTCGCCGCCCGCACCCACCGCTGCAAGGCCTGA
- a CDS encoding DUF2637 domain-containing protein, translating to MFRTLRLDAVLIQAVIAGALSFAHLHDLAAAAGQDGWKAWAYPVSVDLLLVAAWRRMRTNAENRDAWLWFAIALVASLGANVATAGLLDLHHVPPWLRILVAGWPALAFLGGTLLPHAPTPAPEPVEKPHVEPVPDLTVERDPEPAPELPPAEPAPDHVPPQPALTPSAGPVPPALLDHARKIADAHQAQTGAPIDAATLRSRLGIPPALADSIALQLA from the coding sequence GTGTTCCGCACCCTCCGCCTCGACGCTGTACTCATCCAGGCCGTCATCGCCGGTGCCCTGTCCTTCGCCCACCTGCACGATCTGGCTGCGGCGGCCGGACAGGACGGATGGAAGGCGTGGGCCTACCCGGTCAGCGTCGACCTGCTGCTGGTCGCCGCATGGCGCCGGATGCGCACCAACGCAGAGAACCGCGACGCCTGGCTGTGGTTCGCCATCGCCCTCGTCGCCTCACTCGGCGCCAACGTCGCCACCGCCGGACTGCTCGACCTGCACCACGTCCCGCCCTGGCTGCGCATCCTCGTCGCCGGATGGCCCGCCCTCGCCTTCCTCGGCGGCACCCTCCTCCCCCACGCACCCACACCGGCGCCGGAGCCTGTGGAAAAGCCCCACGTGGAACCCGTTCCGGACCTGACTGTCGAGCGGGACCCGGAACCGGCTCCCGAACTGCCGCCGGCCGAACCCGCCCCGGATCACGTACCGCCACAGCCCGCCCTCACGCCGTCCGCAGGACCTGTTCCGCCCGCGCTGCTCGACCACGCCCGAAAGATCGCGGACGCCCACCAGGCACAGACCGGCGCCCCGATCGACGCGGCAACCCTGCGCAGCCGCCTCGGCATCCCGCCCGCTCTCGCGGACTCCATCGCCCTCCAACTCGCCTGA
- a CDS encoding site-specific integrase, whose translation MAKRRPNGGGTITRRKDGRYQGAAYVTNTDGHRVRKFVYGATYDEAAEKLGKLQDQERNGVPVPSRSWTLGEWLAYWLEHIVKPEREHNTYAKYESKVRLYLAPHLGKKPLTKLTPAQIRAHMATLKREKVGAATRFEVLRILRNALNRAIREELLTRNVALLVDMPKVSKDKAKPWNAREAITFLRSARAHRFYAAGVLVLVLGLRRSEVLGLRWQDIDFEKRQFTPVKQVQREKGVGLVLKDLKTESSQAVLPLPEFCARALEERRELQELERKIMGDGWSQEDDQDVIFSSDHGGLTDPMGFSRTFDRLVTRARVRRITVRLARHTCGTLLAFLKVHPKVAQAILRHSQISMTMDVYTHVVGDGEREAVTLLAELLEDPLIG comes from the coding sequence ATGGCCAAGCGTCGCCCCAACGGCGGGGGAACCATCACCAGACGGAAGGACGGCCGGTACCAGGGGGCCGCCTACGTCACCAACACGGACGGCCACCGTGTCCGGAAGTTCGTCTACGGCGCGACGTACGACGAAGCCGCCGAGAAACTGGGCAAGCTCCAGGACCAGGAGCGCAACGGTGTCCCCGTGCCCTCTCGCTCGTGGACGCTCGGGGAGTGGCTGGCCTACTGGCTTGAGCACATCGTGAAGCCGGAGCGCGAGCACAACACCTACGCCAAGTACGAATCCAAGGTCCGGCTGTACCTGGCGCCCCACCTCGGCAAGAAGCCCTTGACCAAGCTCACGCCCGCCCAGATCCGGGCTCACATGGCCACCCTGAAGCGCGAGAAGGTGGGCGCCGCGACGCGGTTCGAGGTGCTGCGCATCCTCCGGAACGCCCTCAACAGGGCCATCCGGGAGGAGCTGCTGACGCGCAACGTCGCGCTGCTCGTGGACATGCCCAAGGTCAGCAAGGACAAGGCCAAGCCCTGGAACGCCCGGGAGGCGATCACCTTCCTGCGCTCGGCCCGGGCCCATCGCTTCTACGCGGCCGGCGTCCTGGTGCTCGTTCTCGGGCTGCGGCGGAGCGAGGTGCTCGGCCTGCGCTGGCAGGACATCGACTTCGAGAAACGCCAGTTCACGCCGGTCAAGCAGGTGCAGCGGGAGAAGGGCGTCGGCCTGGTCCTCAAGGACCTCAAGACCGAGTCCTCACAGGCGGTACTGCCGCTCCCGGAGTTCTGTGCCCGCGCCCTGGAGGAGCGCCGGGAGCTGCAAGAGCTGGAACGGAAGATCATGGGCGACGGCTGGAGCCAGGAGGACGACCAGGACGTCATCTTCTCATCGGACCACGGCGGCCTGACCGACCCCATGGGCTTCTCTCGGACCTTCGATCGGCTCGTCACCCGGGCTCGCGTCCGCCGCATCACGGTCCGCCTCGCCCGGCACACCTGCGGCACCCTGCTGGCCTTCCTGAAGGTGCATCCCAAGGTCGCTCAGGCGATCCTGCGGCACAGCCAGATCAGCATGACGATGGATGTCTACACCCACGTTGTGGGCGACGGTGAGCGCGAAGCCGTGACCCTGCTCGCCGAGCTTCTGGAAGACCCGCTGATCGGCTGA
- a CDS encoding HAD family hydrolase, whose protein sequence is MTHDDRLSGVLANARVIFFDFDGPVCDVFAGLPAPEVAKQLTALLAAQDEAAGAKAAETDDPIEVMRIAHEAGDEIGRTVEQALTAAEVEAVAVAGPPTPGAVEALEAVRASGRAVAVVSNNSAECVQRFLEKHGLGELVAKVIGRPSGQPHLMKPNPFPLIGAAKQMQMDVTHCTLIGDSLTDIQAAHAARTKVIGYANKPHKADLFADAGADAVTDDMQAIADALTTA, encoded by the coding sequence TTGACGCACGATGACCGCCTCTCCGGAGTCCTGGCGAACGCGCGCGTGATTTTCTTCGACTTCGACGGCCCCGTCTGCGACGTGTTCGCTGGGCTGCCCGCCCCGGAGGTCGCGAAGCAGCTCACTGCACTGCTCGCAGCGCAGGACGAGGCCGCCGGCGCCAAGGCCGCCGAGACCGACGATCCGATCGAGGTCATGCGCATCGCCCACGAGGCCGGTGACGAGATCGGCCGGACGGTGGAGCAGGCCCTGACAGCGGCTGAGGTCGAAGCCGTGGCGGTGGCAGGCCCTCCGACCCCGGGGGCGGTGGAAGCTCTTGAGGCCGTGCGTGCCTCGGGGCGGGCCGTGGCGGTGGTGAGCAACAACTCCGCGGAATGCGTGCAGCGCTTCCTGGAGAAGCACGGGTTGGGGGAGCTCGTCGCGAAGGTCATCGGTCGGCCATCTGGGCAGCCCCACCTGATGAAGCCGAACCCGTTCCCACTGATTGGGGCGGCGAAGCAGATGCAGATGGATGTCACGCACTGCACCCTGATCGGTGACTCGCTCACAGACATCCAGGCCGCTCATGCCGCACGGACGAAGGTCATCGGCTACGCCAACAAGCCCCACAAGGCCGATCTCTTCGCGGACGCGGGAGCCGATGCCGTCACGGACGACATGCAGGCCATCGCCGACGCACTCACCACGGCGTAG
- a CDS encoding serine/threonine-protein kinase yields the protein MGEVFAGRYELIDPIGRGGAGAVWRAWDHRRRRYVAAKVLLQSDAHTLLRFVREQALRIDHPHVLAPASWAADDDKVLFTMDLVGGGSLGHVIGDYGPLPPRFVCTLLDQLLSGLAAVHAEGVVHRDIKPANILMEATGSGRPHLRLSDFGISMRKGEPRLTETDYVVGTPGYFAPEQLMGAEPDFAADLFAVGLVALYLLKGSKPDSQALVDHFRAHGTPDAPQGVPGPLWEVVANLLQPDPQNRFRTATGARKALAGAVELLPAPAPGEEPVEVFDQLGPLPPGFGPDGPTGTARSEPASAPSAPSTASAPSASGAASAASGAGPQPPTAAPGGSAATWAAEPTRTDPRGASATAHPVPRQAAAPVPPPAYGPPAYGPSETGSFHLPPPTAPGTSGAPTTVAPASPAGAPAGRRGGIAPPPPKAVASLLAAALVCFAVGVWALTQM from the coding sequence ATGGGTGAGGTCTTCGCCGGCCGGTACGAGCTGATCGATCCGATCGGGCGCGGCGGCGCGGGTGCCGTGTGGCGGGCCTGGGACCACCGCCGTCGCCGGTACGTCGCGGCGAAGGTGCTCCTGCAGAGCGACGCCCACACGCTCCTGCGGTTCGTACGGGAGCAGGCGCTGCGGATCGACCACCCGCACGTACTGGCACCGGCCAGCTGGGCGGCCGACGACGACAAGGTCCTCTTCACCATGGACCTGGTCGGCGGCGGCTCCCTCGGCCATGTGATCGGGGACTACGGTCCCCTCCCGCCCCGCTTCGTGTGCACGCTGCTCGACCAGCTCCTGTCGGGCCTGGCGGCGGTGCACGCGGAAGGCGTCGTGCACCGGGACATCAAACCGGCCAACATCCTGATGGAGGCGACCGGCAGCGGGCGGCCGCACCTGCGGCTGTCCGACTTCGGCATCTCCATGCGCAAGGGCGAGCCCCGGCTGACCGAGACCGACTACGTGGTCGGCACGCCGGGCTATTTCGCGCCCGAGCAACTCATGGGCGCCGAGCCCGACTTCGCCGCGGACCTCTTCGCCGTCGGGCTGGTCGCGCTGTACCTCCTCAAGGGCAGCAAGCCCGACTCCCAGGCCCTGGTGGACCACTTCCGCGCGCACGGGACCCCGGACGCCCCGCAGGGCGTCCCCGGCCCGCTCTGGGAGGTCGTCGCGAACCTCCTGCAACCCGACCCCCAGAACCGCTTCCGGACGGCCACAGGGGCGCGCAAGGCCCTTGCCGGGGCCGTTGAACTCCTGCCCGCGCCCGCCCCCGGCGAGGAACCGGTGGAGGTGTTCGACCAACTCGGTCCGCTCCCACCCGGATTCGGCCCCGACGGCCCGACGGGCACGGCCCGCTCGGAGCCCGCTTCCGCTCCGTCCGCTCCGTCCACGGCCTCCGCGCCGTCCGCTTCCGGAGCGGCTTCCGCCGCTTCCGGCGCGGGCCCTCAGCCGCCCACCGCGGCGCCGGGCGGCTCGGCCGCCACCTGGGCGGCGGAGCCCACCCGTACCGACCCCCGCGGCGCTTCCGCCACGGCGCACCCGGTCCCTCGGCAGGCCGCCGCCCCGGTGCCTCCGCCCGCATACGGGCCGCCCGCCTACGGTCCTTCGGAGACGGGCAGCTTCCACCTGCCCCCGCCGACCGCGCCGGGGACCTCGGGCGCGCCCACCACGGTGGCCCCGGCCTCCCCGGCCGGCGCGCCGGCCGGCAGGCGCGGTGGTATCGCCCCGCCTCCGCCGAAGGCGGTGGCGTCGCTGCTCGCCGCGGCGCTGGTGTGCTTCGCGGTCGGCGTCTGGGCCCTCACGCAGATGTAG
- a CDS encoding helix-turn-helix domain-containing protein yields the protein MTEELLTVPEVMGWLKVGRTTVYDLIRTHRLPSLTIGRSRRIPADGLRDFLAARLQYEEAA from the coding sequence ATGACTGAGGAGCTGTTGACCGTCCCGGAGGTCATGGGATGGCTCAAGGTCGGCCGTACGACCGTCTACGACCTGATCCGCACACACCGCCTGCCGTCCCTGACCATCGGCCGGAGCCGGCGTATCCCTGCTGACGGACTTCGGGACTTCCTCGCGGCGCGGCTCCAGTACGAGGAGGCCGCCTGA